In Phreatobacter aquaticus, a single genomic region encodes these proteins:
- a CDS encoding acyl-CoA dehydrogenase family protein, giving the protein MLVHDEDQRLLADAAKGFIQEKAPVAALRKLRDEKVADGFDRDLWRQMAEMGWTGILVPEEAGGLGFGFVGAGIICEEMGRTLTASPFLSTAMMAATAVSRAGSPAQKERWLPAIAAGETIIATAIDEGRKHAPEKTALKAEVSGNGFRLSGAKTYVADGQVADAFLVAARTAGSAGETKGISLFLVDSKLAGVSSERVVTLDSRGAAHVSFDNVQITGADVLGEIDDGLGLLEIVLGAGRAGLAAELSGNAQESFGRTVDYLKERKQFGRTIGAFQALQHRAAHLFSEIEIAKSAVLGALQALDADPAGAALAVSLAKSKAASVARLAAQEAIQMHGGIGMTDAIDIGLFAKRMQVASELYGDADFHADRVALARGF; this is encoded by the coding sequence ATGCTCGTTCATGACGAAGACCAGCGCCTGCTGGCCGATGCGGCCAAGGGCTTCATCCAGGAAAAGGCGCCTGTCGCCGCGCTCCGCAAGCTGCGCGACGAGAAGGTCGCCGACGGCTTCGACCGCGACCTCTGGCGCCAGATGGCCGAGATGGGCTGGACCGGCATTCTCGTGCCGGAGGAGGCGGGTGGTCTCGGCTTCGGCTTTGTCGGCGCCGGCATCATCTGCGAGGAAATGGGCCGCACGCTGACCGCCTCGCCCTTCCTCTCCACGGCCATGATGGCGGCGACCGCCGTCTCGCGGGCGGGCTCTCCCGCCCAGAAGGAGCGCTGGCTTCCGGCCATTGCGGCGGGCGAGACGATCATCGCGACAGCGATCGACGAGGGCCGCAAGCACGCGCCGGAAAAGACGGCGCTCAAGGCGGAAGTCTCCGGCAACGGGTTCAGGCTGTCAGGCGCCAAGACCTATGTCGCCGATGGTCAGGTGGCGGACGCCTTCCTGGTCGCGGCCCGTACCGCAGGATCGGCTGGCGAGACCAAGGGCATCAGCCTGTTCCTGGTGGATTCGAAGCTTGCGGGCGTGTCCTCCGAGCGTGTCGTCACTCTGGATTCCCGCGGCGCAGCCCATGTCAGTTTCGACAATGTGCAGATCACCGGTGCGGACGTGCTGGGCGAGATCGATGATGGCTTAGGCCTGCTCGAGATCGTCCTCGGCGCCGGGCGTGCAGGCCTCGCCGCCGAACTCTCCGGCAATGCCCAGGAAAGCTTCGGCCGCACCGTCGACTATCTGAAAGAGCGCAAGCAGTTCGGCCGCACCATCGGCGCCTTCCAGGCCCTGCAGCATCGCGCCGCCCATCTGTTCAGCGAGATCGAGATCGCGAAATCCGCCGTGCTCGGTGCGCTCCAGGCGCTCGATGCCGATCCTGCCGGGGCCGCACTTGCGGTCTCGCTGGCCAAGTCCAAGGCGGCGTCGGTTGCCCGGCTCGCCGCCCAGGAGGCGATCCAGATGCATGGCGGCATCGGCATGACCGACGCCATCGACATCGGCCTGTTCGCCAAGCGCATGCAGGTGGCCTCCGAACTCTATGGCGATGCCGATTTCCACGCCGATCGCGTGGCGCTGGCGCGTGGGTTCTGA